A genome region from Arachis duranensis cultivar V14167 chromosome 8, aradu.V14167.gnm2.J7QH, whole genome shotgun sequence includes the following:
- the LOC107460893 gene encoding thioredoxin X, chloroplastic-like, which produces MDLFSEALSLVEKLVWFDLVLRPGLLLPTLPLRTLASTSSASSYSAAPLLHCSIPTRLSFYSSQRRTTCPKLRYFRQFTVTCSTGITEINETQFNDTVLKANRPVLVEFVANWCGPCRLISPTMESLAQEYEDILTVAKVDHDANPRLIEEYKVYELPTLIHFKNGQEVPESRREGVITKVKLKDYVDALLESISVS; this is translated from the exons ATGGACCTTTTTTCGGAGGCTTTGTCTTTGGTGGAGAAA CTGGTCTGGTTCGATTTAGTGTTAAGACCCGGTTTATTACTTCCGACGCTTCCACTCCGTACACTTGCATCTACCTCCTCCGCTTCATCTTACTCTGCTGCTCCTTTGCTTCACTGCTCCATTCCGACAAGACTTTCCTTTTATTCCTCCCAAAGAAGAACTACATGTCCCAAACTCCGCTATTTCCGTCAATTTACCGTTACGTGCAGCACCGGCATCACAGAGATCAATGAGACACAGTTTAACGACACTGTTTTGAAGGCTAACCGTCCCGTTCTCGTTGAGTTCGTCGCTAACTGGTGCGGTCCTTGCCGTTTGATCTCTCCCACTATGGAATCCCTAGCTCAG GAATATGAAGACATATTAACAGTGGCGAAGGTTGATCATGATGCGAACCCTAGGCTAATCGAAGAGTACAAAGTTTATGAGCTACCAACATTGATCCACTTCAAGAATGGACAGGAAGTTCCAGAAAGCAGAAGAGAAGGTGTAATCACCAAAGTTAAACTCAAAGACTATGTGGATGCTTTATTGGAATCAATCTCAGTTTCGTAG
- the LOC107460892 gene encoding PRA1 family protein F2-like produces the protein MTTTYGTISEELDVSTHSSLVFFAHSKERVQSGLGTRPWKEMIQSSRHMNLPRSMLLAIQRVNTNAKHFRANYVIIILFVLFLSLLGHPISLIILVFMMIAWLFLYFLRDTPLVILRYEVDERFVVICLFSVTVGLLVLTNVTYNVLVGMCVALSLVLLHTLLRDTEDLFTMDEEVGIVTASKQGVKVPLRQAASSSFTSS, from the coding sequence ATGACAACAACTTATGGAACAATCTCAGAAGAACTTGATGTATCAACACATTCAAGCTTAGTATTCTTTGCGCATTCGAAAGAGCGAGTTCAATCGGGTTTAGGCACAAGACCATGGAAGGAAATGATTCAATCTTCTCGTCACATGAACCTTCCTCGTTCAATGCTTTTAGCAATCCAAAGGGTCAACACAAACGCAAAGCATTTTCGTGCAAACTACGTGATAATCATATTGTTTGTGCTTTTTCTTAGCTTATTGGGACACCCCATCTCACTGATCATACTAGTTTTCATGATGATTGCATGGTTGTTCTTGTATTTCCTTCGAGACACACCTTTGGTGATTCTAAGGTACGAGGTTGATGAGAGGTTTGTTGTGATCTGTTTGTTTTCGGTTACAGTTGGTTTGCTTGTTCTGACGAATGTGACATACAATGTGCTTGTTGGAATGTGTGTTGCTCTATCTCTTGTTTTGCTTCATACTTTGCTGAGAGACACAGAGGATTTGTTCACAATGGATGAAGAGGTAGGGATTGTAACAGCTTCAAAACAAGGTGTTAAAGTTCCTCTAAGACAAGCTGCTTCCTCTTCTTTTACTTCATCATAG